The genome window TACAGCGTACCTCTGCGTTCGCGCTGTTACCGGGGTAATCATTGATTTTCTCTTCTATGGGCCTCTGCTAGCCAGTCCTTCGCTTTACACGAAAGTGCATTTCGTCGTGTACTGGGCCAGCTCCATGATCTCTGCCGCACTTTTGTTCCTCTCGTGCCTGGATGTCTATCGCGAAGCCATGAGACCTCTGCCGGGATTGGCCAGGATGGGAACAGTGGTTTTTCGCTGGGCGTCCCTGGCATCCATCCTGGTAACCGCTACATCGCTCACTACTGTCACTTCCGGACCGTCCATTGCGGTAAATATTTTTACCCAAATCATGCGCTGCGTCGGAACGGTGGAGCTGTGCCTTCTGGCCTTTTTGATCATCAGCATGAAGGCAATAGGCTTGTCGCCTCGCAATCGCCCGTTCGGTATCGCTATCGGGTTAGGTGTTATGGCCGCGAGTGACTGTACCCAGACATTTGTAATGTCGATGCATCCAGGACTTGGAGCTCCCATTCAACTGGCGGTGCAGGGATTTGAAGTTGCAGCGATTGGCCTGTGGCTGTTTTATGGAGCTCTCCCGGAGCCAGCACGTAAGCCCGTGACGCTGCCGGTTGAATCGACGATCTATCGCTGGAACCAGATTGCTTCCGCTCTTGGGCACAAGGGAACCCAGGTCACGGTACAGCCTGCGCCGAGCTTCTTCCTCGTCGATGTGGAGAAGGTTGTCGAACGGGCCTTTGTTCGCACGTTGAACGGCAAGGAATCTGAGTCCTAAATCCGAATCTTTTAGACAAGCAGAAAGGCCGGAATCTCCCAGAGATTCCGGCCTTTCTATTTGTCTCTCGAAACCTGTCTCTCGAAGCTAGTTCACGAACTACAGAACTGCGAGCGGTTCGACAAAGGCAAAACGGCCCTTGTTGCCACGATCGCGGAACTGCACGGTGCCGCTGATCTTGGCGAAGAGAGTATCGTCCTTGCCGATGCCTACGTTCAGGCCTGGCTTGATTGGTGTTCCACGCTGCCGAACGATGATCGTGCCGCCGGTTACGACCTGACCGCCGAAAGCCTTGACTCCCAGCCGCTGGGCATTTGAGTCGCGTCCGTTTGTTGAACTACCGCCACCTTTTTTATGTGCCATTGCAAAATCCTTTCAAATGTCCTGGGCTTGGTTGCCCTTCAAAATCTTTGAATGCGCCTGAAGCTTAGACAGCCGCTGTGTAGGGAACGCCGTCAACTTCAATCGACTTGATGCGAACTTCGGTGAACGACTGGCGATGCCCCTGCAGCTTCTTGTACTGCTTTTTGCGCTTCAGGTGGAAGACCAGAATCTTGGCGTGACGGCCTTCGCTGACCACCTCGGCGGTAACCGTTGCAGTTCCCGGCTTGGCAATCGTTCCGGGCTCACCGGAAACG of Acidicapsa ligni contains these proteins:
- the rplU gene encoding 50S ribosomal protein L21, with product MYAVIRTGGKQYRVAPGDVVKIEKVESTDSEPQTVVFSDVLAVSGEPGTIAKPGTATVTAEVVSEGRHAKILVFHLKRKKQYKKLQGHRQSFTEVRIKSIEVDGVPYTAAV
- the rpmA gene encoding 50S ribosomal protein L27, whose amino-acid sequence is MAHKKGGGSSTNGRDSNAQRLGVKAFGGQVVTGGTIIVRQRGTPIKPGLNVGIGKDDTLFAKISGTVQFRDRGNKGRFAFVEPLAVL